From a single Sorghum bicolor cultivar BTx623 chromosome 5, Sorghum_bicolor_NCBIv3, whole genome shotgun sequence genomic region:
- the LOC8069276 gene encoding F-box/kelch-repeat protein At5g26960, with amino-acid sequence MAAESCHPRGLSWFARSCIPADPARHTAVPVPIPVPVSVPDAEDPDPEAEPPIAALPDELLLEILARVPRASLPSLPAVCRRFASLLASQAFLHLRRARGRLRPCLLAVSSSSSSSSARALLLHLHHASASSSSLDVAALPLPLPLLLPPHARAVAVGRHVYLVGRGATLRVDPLTGAARACAPTLFPRSKFAAAAVGARIYVAGGSARTAAVEEYDPSADAWRVVAEAPRRRYGCAGAGAGGVFYVAGGVAVGAGGGGGGGTAAVVEAHACAGSVDALHVASGAWAWARPRAVPGGGCVVGACGAGDGHLYVVASHAVDLSFWRWHGGGGRGGGGWVALEAPPVPRGAVGLGVAVRVAMAGVGADRVAAVVNVAAVRGHAAAAAASGGAVEGLVLVYDIGGGRWSRASDLPPGFRRAACTAVEC; translated from the coding sequence ATGGCCGCCGAGAGCTGCCACCCGCGCGGCCTCTCGTGGTTCGCCAGGTCCTGCATCCCCGCCGACCCCGCCCGCCACACCGCCGTCCCGGTCCCCATCCCCGTCCCTGTCTCGGTCCCCGACGCCGAGGACCCCGACCCCGAGGCGGAGCCCCCCATCGCCGCGCTCCCCGACGAGCTCCTCCTCGAGATCCTCGCCCGCGTGCCCCGCGCCTCGCTCCCGTCGCTCCCCGCCGTGTGCCGCCGCTTCGCCTCCCTCCTCGCGTCCCAGGCATTCCTCCACCTCCGCCGCGCGCGCGGCCGCCTCCGCCCCTGCCTCCTCgccgtctcctcctcctcctcctcctcttccgccCGCGCGCtgctcctccacctccaccacgcCTCCGCTTCCTCCTCCTCGCTCGACGTCGCCGCGCTGCCCCTGCCACTGCCGCTCCTCCTGCCCCCGCACGCGCGCGCCGTCGCGGTGGGGCGGCACGTGTACCTGGTCGGCCGGGGCGCCACGCTGCGGGTGGACCCGCTGACGGGCGCGGCGAGAGCGTGCGCGCCCACGCTGTTCCCGCGGAGCAAGTTCGCGGCGGCCGCCGTGGGCGCGCGGATCTACGTCGCGGGCGGGTCCGCGCGCACCGCCGCGGTGGAGGAGTACGACCCGTCCGCCGACGCGTGGCGCGTCGTCGCGGAGGCACCGCGCCGGAGGTACGGCTGCGCGggtgccggcgccggcggcgtgtTCTACGTCGCCGGAGGTGTCGCCGTGggggcaggaggaggaggaggaggagggacggcggcggtggtggaggcGCACGCGTGCGCCGGGTCGGTGGACGCGCTGCACGTGGCGTCGGGCGCCTGGGCGTGGGCGCGCCCGCGGGCTGTGCCCGGCGGCGGCTGCGTCGTGGGTGCGTGCGGCGCCGGGGACGGACACCTCTACGTGGTGGCCAGCCACGCCGTGGACCTCTCCTTCTGGCGgtggcacggcggcggcggcaggggtGGCGGCGGGTGGGTGGCGCTCGAGGCGCCGCCCGTGCCCCGGGGCGCCGTGGGGCTGGGCGTGGCGGTGCGCGTGGCGATGGCCGGCGTGGGCGCCGACCGCGTGGCGGCGGTCGTCAACGTGGCCGCCGTGAGGGGCCACGCCGCGGCTGCTGCGGCCTCGGGCGGCGCTGTGGAAGGGCTGGTGCTGGTGTACGACATCGGCGGTGGCAGGTGGAGCCGCGCGTCCGATCTGCCGCCCGGTTTCCGGCGCGCCGCGTGCACCGCCGTCGAGTGCTGA
- the LOC8069277 gene encoding GDSL esterase/lipase At1g28600 has protein sequence MSSSHLSISAPAVIIIVSIVLLLNSHVGSCSCYKRIFGFGDGTMDTGNFVHMLGKAPSRLKELPYGKTFFKNATGRMSDGRVLIDFYAQALQLPLIPPILPEKDSGQFPHGANFAVMGATALGAPLYPGSSLWCLGVQMGWFDEMVYLRATGDDARKHFLGDSDLVLMGEIGGNDYFAYFNAGNKPNGNAADEQITDVLTYIMHFVEELILDSGAKVFVIPNNFPVGCWASYLSRFHSDNPEDYDEHKCLRWLNNFTQKHNERLRWEVNRLRNFYPHVKLIYADYYGAAMEFIKNPGKFGIDDPIVACCGGDGPYHTSMECNSTTKIWGDPGRFANWDGMHMTEKAYNIIVQGVINGPFADPPFPRSC, from the exons ATGAGCAGCAGTCATCTTTCCATTTCAGCGCCCGCCGTTATCATCATCGTCTCTATTGTGCTCCTGCTCAATTCTCATGTAGGGTCGTGCAGCTGCTACAAGCGAATCTTCGGCTTCGGCGACGGCACCATGGACACCGGCAATTTCGTGCACATGCTTGGGAAGGCACCGTCTAGGCTCAAGGAGCTCCCCTACGGCAAGACGTTTTTCAAGAATGCAACCGGCCGCATGTCGGATGGTCGTGTCCTCATTGATTTCTATG CGCAAGCGCTCCAGTTGCCACTGATACCACCAATTTTACCCGAGAAGGACTCTGGACAGTTTCCACATGGTGCCAACTTTGCGGTGATGGGTGCCACAGCTCTAGGCGCGCCGTTGTACCCAGGGAGCAGTCTCTGGTGTCTAGGTGTGCAAATGGGTTGGTTTGATGAAATGGTGTACCTTAGAGCTACTGGAGATG ATGCCAGGAAACATTTTCTAGGCGATTCTGATCTCGTCCTCATGGGTGAGATTGGCGGCAATGACTACTTCGCATATTTCAATGCCGGTAATAAACCGAACGGCAACGCAGCTGACGAACAGATTACAGATGTCCTCACATACATTATGCATTTCGTGGAG GAGCTTATTCTCGATAGTGGTGCGAAAGTGTTCGTGATCCCCAACAATTTTCCTGTCGGGTGTTGGGCGTCGTATCTGAGCAGGTTCCACAGTGACAACCCAGAGGACTACGACGAGCACAAGTGCCTTAGATGGTTAAACAACTTCACCCAAAAACACAACGAAAGGCTTCGTTGGGAAGTCAATAGGCTCCGCAACTTTTACCCCCATGTGAAGCTAATTTATGCTGACTACTATGGCGCTGCCATGGAATTCATCAAGAATCCAGGCAAATTTG GTATAGATGATCCTATAGTCGCATGCTGCGGGGGCGATGGCCCATACCACACCAGCATGGAGTGCAATAGCACGACAAAGATTTGGGGTGACCCAGGCCGCTTTGCCAACTGGGATGGCATGCACATGACAGAGAAGGCATACAACATCATCGTGCAAGGGGTGATAAATGGACCGTTCGCTGATCCTCCATTCCCGCGGAGTTGCTAG
- the LOC8085619 gene encoding GDSL esterase/lipase At2g27360: MSSSHLSISAPVVIIIVSVVLLLNSHVGSCSCYKRIFGFGDGTMDTGNFVHMLGKAPSRLKELPYGKTFFKNATGRMSDGRVLIDFYAEALQLPLIPPILPEKDYGQFPYGANFAVMGATVLEAPLYPGSSLFSLGVQTDWFDEMVYLRATGDDARKHFLRDSDLILMGEIGSNDYFAYFSVGNKPHGNAADEYITNVMTYIMHFVEELILDRGAKVFVIPNNFPVGCWASYLSRFHSDNPEDYDEHKCLRWLNNFTQKHNERLRWEVNRLRNFYPHVKLIYADYYGATMDFIKNPSKFGIDDPVVACCGGDGPYHTSMECNSTAKIWGDPGRFANWDGMHMTEKAYNIIVQGVINGPFADPPFPQSC, from the exons ATGAGCAGCAGTCATCTTTCCATTTCAGCGCCCGTCGTTATCATCATCGTCTCTGTTGTGCTCCTGCTCAATTCTCATGTAGGGTCGTGCAGCTGCTACAAGCGAATCTTCGGCTTCGGCGACGGCACCATGGACACCGGGAATTTCGTGCACATGCTTGGGAAGGCACCGTCTAGGCTCAAGGAGCTCCCCTACGGCAAGACGTTTTTCAAGAATGCAACCGGGCGCATGTCGGATGGCCGTGTCCTCATTGATTTCTATG CTGAAGCGCTCCAGTTGCCACTGATACCACCGATTTTACCGGAGAAGGACTATGGGCAGTTTCCATATGGTGCCAACTTTGCGGTGATGGGTGCCACTGTTCTAGAGGCACCATTGTACCCAGGGAGCAGCCTCTTTAGTCTAGGTGTGCAAACGGATTGGTTTGATGAAATGGTGTACCTTAGAGCCACTGGAGATG ATGCCCGGAAACATTTTCTAAGAGATTCTGATCTCATCCTGATGGGCGAGATTGGCAGCAACGACTACTTCGCATATTTCAGTGTCGGTAATAAACCTCACGGCAACGCAGCTGACGAATACATTACAAATGTCATGACGTACATTATGCATTTCGTGGAG GAGCTTATTCTCGATAGGGGTGCGAAAGTGTTTGTGATCCCCAACAATTTTCCTGTCGGGTGTTGGGCGTCGTATCTGAGCAGGTTCCACAGCGACAACCCAGAGGACTATGATGAGCACAAGTGCCTTAGGTGGTTAAACAACTTCACCCAAAAACACAACGAAAGGCTTCGTTGGGAAGTCAATAGGCTCCGCAACTTTTACCCCCATGTGAAGCTAATTTACGCTGACTACTATGGCGCCACCATGGATTTCATCAAGAATCCAAGCAAATTTG GTATAGATGATCCTGTAGTCGCATGCTGCGGGGGCGATGGCCCATACCACACCAGCATGGAGTGCAATAGCACGGCAAAGATTTGGGGTGACCCAGGCCGCTTTGCCAACTGGGATGGCATGCACATGACAGAGAAGGCATACAACATCATCGTGCAAGGGGTGATAAATGGACCGTTCGCTGATCCTCCGTTCCCGCAGAGTTGCTAG
- the LOC8085620 gene encoding LOW QUALITY PROTEIN: putative pectinesterase 11 (The sequence of the model RefSeq protein was modified relative to this genomic sequence to represent the inferred CDS: inserted 2 bases in 1 codon; substituted 1 base at 1 genomic stop codon) translates to MWNTLCLQMTKTIGFYPNPLGELNGPHPNVSIRRLLFHIGLRDCSPPVVLVVDQSPGKGHHTTIQAAINAVPANGGALIKISPGTYRKKVVVDKRGISLMGTGPNATSTIVTWRGQWSDTSPSEFPLFVQGLASDFVAKRITFQNTWGTSHQAVAARVDGDKAAFYDCRFISYQDTLFDAAGRHYYHGCYIEGATDFIFGNGKALYQSCHLHSTSDVGGAFTAQGREALSNNTGFSFVRCDLTGXSPGKSVLGRPWRPYARVVFALCNMSNTVAPVGWIEWYVEIGTRPRNGXCMGYIYIHGEGSRTEGRVPWAHNHLSPAEAQPFLTSNAWVDGQDWLRPQA, encoded by the exons ATGTGGAATACTTTGTGCTTGCAAATGACAAAAACAATTGGGTTCTACCCAAACCCGTTAGGAGAGCTTAATGGGCCACACCCCAACGTCTCCATCCGACGTTTATTGTTTCACATAGGACTGCGGGACTG CTCGCCGCCTGTCGTCCTCGTTGTTGACCAGTCACCGGGTAAAGGTCATCACACCACCATACAGGCGGCGATCAACGCCGTCCCTGCCAACGGTGGCGCGCTCATCAAGATCAGCCCGGGCACGTATAG GAAAAAAGTGGTGGTGGACAAGAGGGGAATTTCTCTGATGGGCACGGGCCCAAACGCCACCTCCACCATCGTTACATGGAGGGGACAGTGGAGTGACACCAGCCCGTCTGAGTTCCCTCTCTTCGTGCAAGGGTTAGCCTCTGACTTTGTTGCCAAGCGCATAACTTTCCAG AACACGTGGGGGACGAGTCACCAGGCGGTTGCTGCGAGAGTTGACGGGGACAAAGCGGCCTTCTACGACTGCAGGTTCATATCATACCAAGACACCTTGTTTGATGCAGCAGGGCGTCACTACTATCATGGATGCTACATAGAAGGCGCCACGGATTTCATATTCGGCAATGGAAAagccttata CCAGAGCTGCCACCTGCACTCCACCTCAGACGTCGGGGGAGCTTTCACGGCGCAGGGGCGGGAAGCCTTGTCTAACAACACCGGCTTCAGCTTTGTGAGGTGCGACCTCACAGG AAGCCCCGGCAAGTCTGTCCTGGGCCGGCCGTGGCGACCGTACGCCCGGGTCGTGTTCGCCCTCTGCAACATGTCTAACACAGTCGCGCCTGTGGGCTGGATCGA GTGGTACGTGGAGATAGGAACTCGCCCAAGGAATGGTTGATGCAtgggttatatatatatacacggtgAAGGATCCAGGACAGAGGGCCGAGTTCCCTGGGCGCACAACCACCTGTCTCCAGCTGAAGCTCAACCATTCCTTACCAGCAATGCTTGGGTTGATGGCCAAGATTGGCTTCGCCCTCAGGCGTAG